A single window of Ictalurus punctatus breed USDA103 chromosome 27, Coco_2.0, whole genome shotgun sequence DNA harbors:
- the mns1 gene encoding meiosis-specific nuclear structural protein 1 isoform X2 translates to MSQQRSMAHSLHERTLAEFRRQEERREDQNRYVTKEKQIEANLKHEERAEMRKYLRTMQDEEYERQMEEAYLKAEQDRMYKEKLLEQEERMAKELARISYEKTRDEKMRQHIKENSVEIRELEAKLKSAYVNRARAAQIAEKEAMRCEAMKEQADIARSRKSEQERAAIEQEKQDQRRYEELVRYQQELEKQLEEKERKRQESYEEFLKEKLMVDEIVRKIYEEDRMKQELRLEMVTATQRYIQEFKRQQAEWKRLEREKMEEENRRILEYTKYQERKEEDRMANARQRETAKESLHKLLAEKMEVEQRHREEMDRVREELYLEEQEEFARQKELEEMERRIRQRLELQQTCQEQLAFKQLRRQAEKDEEEAFRFTMLAKFAEDDRIEQMNAQKRRMKQQEHKHAVEKLIEERRQKYLLDKEREAEERALEQERETLRRQIIEEERLKLLKLHATKLLGYLPKGIFREDDLDHFDENFKSSFRKRHSDISGEGGGDAEQ, encoded by the exons ATGAGCCAGCAGCGCAGCATGGCGCACAGCTTGCACGAGCGTACACTTGCAGAATTCAGgcgacaggaggagagacgtgAGGATCAGAACAGATATGTGACCAAAGAGAAACAGATTGAGGCCAATCTCAAGCATGAAGAGAGAGCCGAGATGAGAAAGTATCTGCGCACGATGCAAGACGAGGAGTACGAGAGACAAATGGAGGAAGCTTACTTGAAG GCAGAGCAGGACAGGATGTACAAGGAGAAGCTATTGGAGCAGGAGGAGAGGATGGCAAAAGAACTGGCCCGCATAAGTTATGAGAAAACTCGAGATGAGAAAATGAGGCAGCACATCAAAGAAAACAG TGTGGAGATTCGCGAGTTAGAGGCAAAGCTCAAGTCTGCTTACGTAAATAGAGCGAGAGCAGCACAGATAGCTGAGAAGGAGGCCATGAGGTGTGAGGCCATG AAGGAGCAAGCTGATATTGCACGCAGTAGGAAGAGTGAGCAGGAGCGAGCAGCCATAGAGCAGGAGAAGCAGGATCAGAGGCGCTATGAGGAACTGGTTCGCTATCAGCAGGAACTGGAGAAGCAgctggaggagaaggagaggaagagacaggAGTCCTATGAGGAGTTCCTCAAGGAGAAACTCATGGTGGATGAAATTGTGCGGAAGATATATGAGGAGGATCGCAT GAAGCAGGAGCTCCGGCTTGAAATGGTCACGGCCACACAGCGATACATTCAGGAGTTCAAAAGGCAGCAAGCAGAGTGGAAGCGCCTGGAGCGAGAGAAAATGGAGGAGGAGAACAGGCGCATTTTGGAGTACACCAAATACcaggagaggaaagaagaggACAGGATGGCTAAtgctagacagagagagacagctaaagAGAGCCTTCACAAGTTG CTAGCTGAGAAGATGGAAGTGGAACAGAGGCATCGTGAGGAGATGGACCGTGTCCGTGAGGAGCTCTATCTTGAGGAGCAGGAAGAGTTTGCCAGACAGAAAGAACTC GAAGAGATGGAGCGGAGAATCCGTCAGAGGCTGGAGCTGCAGCAGACGTGCCAGGAACAGCTGGCCTTCAAACAGCTGCGCCGTCAAGCCGAAAAGGACGAAGAGGAAGCGTTCAGGTTCACGATGTTGGCCAAGTTCGCTGAAGACGACCGCATTGAGCAGATGAACGCTCAGAAGCGCCGCATGAAGCAGCAGGAGCACAAACATGCTGTGGAGAAGCTAATAGAGGAGAGGAGGCAGAAGTACCTGCTTGATAAG GAACGAGAGGCGGAAGAGCGAGCTTTGGAACAGGAGAGAGAAACTCTGCGCCGACAGATCATCGAGGAGGAGCGACTGAAGCTCCTCAAGCTCCATGCTACAAAGCTGTTGGGGTACCTGCCAAAG ggaaTTTTCAGGGAGGATGATTTGGATCATTTTGACGAAAACTTCAAGAGCAGTTTCCGGAAACGTCATTCTGACATCTCCGGGGAGGGAGGTGGAGATGCTGAGCAATAA
- the mns1 gene encoding meiosis-specific nuclear structural protein 1 isoform X1: MAKMSQQRSMAHSLHERTLAEFRRQEERREDQNRYVTKEKQIEANLKHEERAEMRKYLRTMQDEEYERQMEEAYLKAEQDRMYKEKLLEQEERMAKELARISYEKTRDEKMRQHIKENSVEIRELEAKLKSAYVNRARAAQIAEKEAMRCEAMKEQADIARSRKSEQERAAIEQEKQDQRRYEELVRYQQELEKQLEEKERKRQESYEEFLKEKLMVDEIVRKIYEEDRMKQELRLEMVTATQRYIQEFKRQQAEWKRLEREKMEEENRRILEYTKYQERKEEDRMANARQRETAKESLHKLLAEKMEVEQRHREEMDRVREELYLEEQEEFARQKELEEMERRIRQRLELQQTCQEQLAFKQLRRQAEKDEEEAFRFTMLAKFAEDDRIEQMNAQKRRMKQQEHKHAVEKLIEERRQKYLLDKEREAEERALEQERETLRRQIIEEERLKLLKLHATKLLGYLPKGIFREDDLDHFDENFKSSFRKRHSDISGEGGGDAEQ; encoded by the exons ATG GCCAAAATGAGCCAGCAGCGCAGCATGGCGCACAGCTTGCACGAGCGTACACTTGCAGAATTCAGgcgacaggaggagagacgtgAGGATCAGAACAGATATGTGACCAAAGAGAAACAGATTGAGGCCAATCTCAAGCATGAAGAGAGAGCCGAGATGAGAAAGTATCTGCGCACGATGCAAGACGAGGAGTACGAGAGACAAATGGAGGAAGCTTACTTGAAG GCAGAGCAGGACAGGATGTACAAGGAGAAGCTATTGGAGCAGGAGGAGAGGATGGCAAAAGAACTGGCCCGCATAAGTTATGAGAAAACTCGAGATGAGAAAATGAGGCAGCACATCAAAGAAAACAG TGTGGAGATTCGCGAGTTAGAGGCAAAGCTCAAGTCTGCTTACGTAAATAGAGCGAGAGCAGCACAGATAGCTGAGAAGGAGGCCATGAGGTGTGAGGCCATG AAGGAGCAAGCTGATATTGCACGCAGTAGGAAGAGTGAGCAGGAGCGAGCAGCCATAGAGCAGGAGAAGCAGGATCAGAGGCGCTATGAGGAACTGGTTCGCTATCAGCAGGAACTGGAGAAGCAgctggaggagaaggagaggaagagacaggAGTCCTATGAGGAGTTCCTCAAGGAGAAACTCATGGTGGATGAAATTGTGCGGAAGATATATGAGGAGGATCGCAT GAAGCAGGAGCTCCGGCTTGAAATGGTCACGGCCACACAGCGATACATTCAGGAGTTCAAAAGGCAGCAAGCAGAGTGGAAGCGCCTGGAGCGAGAGAAAATGGAGGAGGAGAACAGGCGCATTTTGGAGTACACCAAATACcaggagaggaaagaagaggACAGGATGGCTAAtgctagacagagagagacagctaaagAGAGCCTTCACAAGTTG CTAGCTGAGAAGATGGAAGTGGAACAGAGGCATCGTGAGGAGATGGACCGTGTCCGTGAGGAGCTCTATCTTGAGGAGCAGGAAGAGTTTGCCAGACAGAAAGAACTC GAAGAGATGGAGCGGAGAATCCGTCAGAGGCTGGAGCTGCAGCAGACGTGCCAGGAACAGCTGGCCTTCAAACAGCTGCGCCGTCAAGCCGAAAAGGACGAAGAGGAAGCGTTCAGGTTCACGATGTTGGCCAAGTTCGCTGAAGACGACCGCATTGAGCAGATGAACGCTCAGAAGCGCCGCATGAAGCAGCAGGAGCACAAACATGCTGTGGAGAAGCTAATAGAGGAGAGGAGGCAGAAGTACCTGCTTGATAAG GAACGAGAGGCGGAAGAGCGAGCTTTGGAACAGGAGAGAGAAACTCTGCGCCGACAGATCATCGAGGAGGAGCGACTGAAGCTCCTCAAGCTCCATGCTACAAAGCTGTTGGGGTACCTGCCAAAG ggaaTTTTCAGGGAGGATGATTTGGATCATTTTGACGAAAACTTCAAGAGCAGTTTCCGGAAACGTCATTCTGACATCTCCGGGGAGGGAGGTGGAGATGCTGAGCAATAA